A region from the Pelecanus crispus isolate bPelCri1 unplaced genomic scaffold, bPelCri1.pri SCAFFOLD_298, whole genome shotgun sequence genome encodes:
- the PCGF1 gene encoding polycomb group RING finger protein 1, whose amino-acid sequence MASPPQGGPMAIAMRLRNQLQAVYKMDPLRNEEEVKVKMKELNEHIVCCLCAGYFIDATTITECLHTFCKSCIVKYLQTSKYCPMCNTKIHETQPLLNLKLDRVMQDIVYKLVPGLQESEEKRIREFYQSRGLDRVTQPSSEDTVGGDPMGLPYSTFDHSRAHYFRYDEHVSLCLEKQSSSKDKSKAVLQQKYVRCSVRAQIRHLRRVLCHRLGLPLQHVQILFNNEALPDHMTMKQLWLSRWFGKPAPLLLHYSIKDKRR is encoded by the exons ATGGCGTCGCCTCCTCAGGGGGGCCCGATGGCGATCGCCATGCGGCTGCGGAACCAGCTCCAGGCCGTCTACAAGATGGACCCGCTCCGGAACGag gaggaggtgaaggtgaagatGAAGGAGCTGAACGAGCACATCGTGTGCTGCCTGTGTGCCGGCTACTTCATCGACGCCACCACCATCACCGAGTGCCTGCACACGT TCTGCAAGAGCTGCATCGTCAAGTACCTGCAGACCAGCAAGTACTGCCCCATGTGCAACACCAAGATCCACGAGACGCAGCCGCTGCTCAACCTCAAGCTGGACCGCGTCATGCAGGACATCGTCTACAAGCTGGTGCCCGGCCTGCAGGAGA GTGAAGAGAAGAGGATCCGAGAGTTCTACCAGTCCCGCGGCCTCGACCGGGTGACGCAGCCCAGCAGCGAGG ACACGGTCGGGGGCGACCCCATGGGGCTCCCCTACAGCACCTTCGATCACTCCCGCGCCCACTACTTCCGCTACGACGAGCACGTCTCGCTCTGCCTGGAGAAGCAGAG CTCCAGCAAGGACAAGAGCAAGGCCGTGCTGCAG CAAAAGTACGTGAGGTGCTCCGTGCGGGCGCAGATCCGGCACCTGCGGAGGGTCCTGTGCCACCGCCtggggctgccgctgcagcaC GTGCAGATCCTGTTCAACAACGAGGCCCTCCCCGACCACATGACGATGAAGCAGCTCTGGCTCTCGCGCTGGTTCGGCAAG